A single Oryctolagus cuniculus chromosome 18, mOryCun1.1, whole genome shotgun sequence DNA region contains:
- the DACT3 gene encoding dapper homolog 3, translated as MIRAFSFPVSPERGRLRGWLEGSLAGLCELHWLRERQEYRVQQALRLAQPGMGGAEAEDEEDADEDEDAAAARRAAAALEEQLEALPGLIWDLGQQLGDLSLESGGLEQESGRSSGFYEDPGSTAGADSPSSTFCGDSGFSGSGSYGRLGPSAPRGIYASERPKSLGDASPSVPEAVGVRAAVPRSFSAPYPTAAGSAGPEACSSAERRARAGPFLTPSPLHAVALRSPRPCARPPADSPDAAAGAGRPLDGYISALLRRRRRRGAGQPRTSPGGADGGPRRQNSVRQRPPDASPPPGGARPAPEAPVERVGGRPTSPAALSRAWASPWESEAAPEPAGPPAGPSPPDSPAEGRLVKAQYIPGAQAATRGLPGRAARRKAPPLTRGRSVEQSPPRERPRAAGRRGRMTEATGRRGSPRARKAARSQSETSLLGRAAAVPPGAPKYPTAEREEPRPPRPRRGPAPTLAAQAAGSCRRWRSTAEIDAADGRRGRPRGPAPRGPAPGPSPSAPPRRLLYGCAGSDSECSAGRLGPLGRRGPPGGAGGGYGESESSASEGESPAFSSASSDSDGSGGLVWPQQLVAATAAPGAGGGAGGGAPAGPAKVFVKIKASHALKKKILRFRSGSLKVMTTV; from the exons ATGATCCGGGCCTTCTCGTTCCCGGTGAGCCCCGAGCGGGGCCGGCTGCGGGGCTGGCTGGAGGGCAGCCTGGCCGGGCTCTGTGAGTTGCATTGGCTCCGGGAGAGGCAGGAGTACCGCGTGCAGCAGGCGCTGCGGCTGGCCCAGCCCGGAATGGGGGGCGCCGAAGCCGAGGACGAGGAGGACGCCGACGAGGACGAAGATGCCGCGGCGGCGCGCCGGGCCGCGGCGGCCCTGGAGGAGCAGCTG GAGGCCCTGCCCGGGCTCATCTGGGACctgggccagcagctgggagacctgAGCTTGGAGTCCGGGGGCCTGGAGCAGGAGAGCGGGCGCAGCTCAG GCTTTTATGAAGACCCCGGCTCCACGGCAGGTGCAGACTCGCCGTCCTCGACCTTTTGCGGGGACAGTGGCTTCTCCGGATCTGGCTCCTATGGACGCCTGGGTCCCTCTGCACCCCGCGGCATCTATGCCAGCGAGAGGCCCAAGTCCCTAG GAGATGCCAGTCCCAGCGTTCCGGAGGCGGTGGGCGTGCGGGCCGCGGTGCCACGGTCCTTCTCCGCGCCCTACCCGACGGCTGCGGGGTCCGCGGGCCCCGAGGCCTGCTCCTCGGCGGAGCGGCGGGCCCGCGCGGGGCCCTTCCTGACGCCCAGCCCCCTTCACGCCGTGGCGCTGCGCAGCCCTCGGCCCTGCGCCCGCCCTCCCGCCGACTCGCCCGACGCGGCGGCGGGCGCCGGGCGGCCCCTGGACGGCTACATCTCGGCGCTCCTGCGCAGGCGCCGCCGCCGGGGGGCGGGCCAGCCCCGGACTAGCCCCGGGGGCGCGGACGGGGGCCCGCGGCGCCAGAACAGCGTGCGCCAGCGGCCGCCCGACGCGTCCCCGCCCCCCGGAGGCGCGCGTCCCGCGCCCGAGGCCCCAGTGGAGCGCGTCGGGGGCCGCCCCACCAGCCCCGCCGCCCTGAGCCGCGCCTGGGCCTCTCCGTGGGAGTCGGAGGCGGCGCCCGAGCCCGCCGGGCCGCCCGCAGGGCCCTCGCCGCCCGACAGCCCCGCCGAGGGCCGCCTGGTGAAGGCGCAGTACATCCCCGGCGCGCAGGCCGCCACGCGCGGGCTCCCGGGGCGCGCGGCGCGTCGCAAAGCGCCACCGCTGACCCGCGGCCGCAGCGTGGAGCAGTCGCCCCCCCGGGAGCGCCCCCGGGCCGCGGGCCGCCGCGGACGCATGACCGAGGCCACGGGCCGCCGGGGCTCGCCCCGGGCACGCAAGGCCGCGCGCTCGCAGTCGGAAACCAGCCTGCTGGGCCGCGCCGCCGCGGTGCCTCCGGGCGCCCCCAAGTACCCCACGGCCGAGCGGGAGGAGCCCCGGCCGCCGCGACCCCGCCGCGGCCCAGCGCCCACGCTCGCGGCCCAGGCCGCGGGCTCCTGCCGTCGCTGGCGCTCCACCGCCGAGATCGACGCTGCGGACGGGCGCCGCGGACGGCCCCGGGGCCCCGCGCCGCGCGGCCCCGCGCCCGGCCCCTCGCCATCTGCCCCTCCGCGCCGCCTGCTCTACGGCTGCGCGGGCAGCGACTCCGAGTGCTCGGCTGGACGCCTGGGGCCCCTCGGCCGCCGCGGGCCCCCGGGAGGTGCCGGCGGCGGCTACGGGGAGAGCGAGTCGAGCGCCAGCGAGGGCGAGTCGCCCGCCTTCAGCTCGGCCTCCAGCGACTCGGACGGCAGCGGGGGCCTCGTGTGGCCGCAGCAGCTGGTGGCGGCCACCGCGGCCcccggggctggaggcggggcgggcggcggggcgcCCGCGGGCCCTGCCAAAGTCTTCGTGAAGATCAAGGCGTCCCACGCCCTGAAGAAGAAGATCTTGCGTTTCCGTTCGGGTTCGCTCAAGGTCATGACCACGGTGTGA